A stretch of DNA from Takifugu flavidus isolate HTHZ2018 chromosome 22, ASM371156v2, whole genome shotgun sequence:
tgaggagcttAAGGAGCACACTGGCCAGCTTGGAAGCCAAAGCAgccaagctggagcagcacgAAGAGGCCATCTCCGGTCTTCAGAAAGCCCTGGAGGAGACCACACGGACACTGGCCGAGTTACCCAGCGCGAATGAGGGCAAGGAAGAGTAGGAAGAGTACCAAAACAGACAATAGAGACTGGTGACGGCTCACCTCCCTCCTTCCACCACGAGCTGCTCCTTGAGGCCGATGCTCGATGGTGCACAACTctgtggaacaggaagtgaatttAGATGAAGTGTTACGAGTCTGGACTACTGATCTGTGAATTCAAATCCTCATTCACGGAGCGCTGTCGATTAAAAGTTCTGCTCCAATCAAACGTCTTTTGATTTACCGGATGATATTCAACGTATTGACTGTATGTCTTCAAACTGTGGAGGGACCTTTTTACATGTTAGCGTGGCACACACCCCAAGGCAAAACTCTTTTATTGACAAGTCCTCcatttacttgtttttttttttctactattaaaaaaatattgaccCAAAAGTTGGAAAAGGTTCGTCTCTGAAATGGTTGTCATGCTCTGGATGTTCTGATGACAAAACGAGCAGCCTAAGGTTGTAAAAACAGGTACATTGTAATTATTGTGGACAATGGGCAATTAAATGTTACATAACGGGCCCGTGGGATTATGGGAAATGGTGCAGAAATGATAATATTTCATCAAACTTTGTTCAGGAGCTAAACTGAATTAGAACTTAATAAATCCCATGTATCCTTAAAGAGTCTCCTTCAGCAGAACATCTcaggcagaggtcaaaggtcagtttgaAAGACCAAAAAGGTCAAGTCTCAAGGTTAGTGTCAGCACTGGGTAAGTGTTTGGAAATGCATTCATGGGCCAAACCTGGCTAATAGTTGTGCTTCAAAGCTGATTAGAGTCATTAGACTGTTTTATCTTAAACATATTTTATTGTGTGACAGCCGAGCAAATCAAACCATGATCTCTGGCGTTCACCCTGACCCACGCATCTCTCCGATGTCGGACATGTCGTCGACCTGTTTGGCCGTGAAGCTTAAATCTCCCTCCACTGCAGTGAGGTTAGCCAATGTCTGCCTCAGCTCGGCGATCTCCTGCTCCCTCTTCATCAGATCCTCTGCCAGCCGCCCTATCCGCACCACCAGGTCCGTTAGCTGAGGCTCAAACGCCCCGAAGTCCCTCTTGATGGTGGCGACCTTTGGCTTGAGGTCGCTGGCGAAGGTCACCGTCCTAATCACGCGAGCCCTGCCGCTCTCCAGCTCCATCAAGCGCTCGGAGATCCGTTTGTGGGCAGCGGCGAGCTCGGGGACGCGCCCGCGGAGCTGCTCTATGGCTTGAGTGTTGCGTTCGGACCCGGCGCGGAGGTTCGATACGCGGTCGATGCTGTCGGCCAGGACCTCCCCGATTCGCTTCACCATGCTTCGCTCCACCTGATTGGCCTTGTCCTGAAGCTCCTGCACCTGAACCAACAGGGAGTCCAGCTCAGAGCGAAGGCCGTCCATCCGTCGCACGTCCGTCCTCACTGACGCCACCTACAGGGAGAGCAGAGATAAGCGCCTCGCGTTAGCCTGATTAGCAACAAAGGGTCAGTTAAGTTTTGTGCTCAACCTTATTGGACAAGTCCTTCGTGATGGCTGCCGTGCGCTCTTCAATCTGTCCTACGGCGTCTCTCAGCGTCACCAGGCTGCTCTGGAGCTGGTCGCGCTTGTCCGTTAGCCCAGAAGCCCACTCTTTTAGTCGCATCACGTCCTGCTCAAAATGCTCCAGCTGAGGGCGAAGAGCCCCGCGCTGAGCCCCGAGACTCTCCAGCAGCGGCTGCACGCTGTCACACTGAAACAGGATGTACACAGGTTGTAGGTACGGATGTTCTGGAAGGGATCGTACAGTATCGAACATCGTTTCAGGCCATCGGCGATGAAGAAATTAGCAGTGTGTATGCAAGAACGTGCACACGCTAAGAATATTTGTAAAGATGGAACTTTATTacaaaaaattacaaaaaagtCCAGTGACGAAACAGGTGAAATGTAACAATATTTAATCAACTCGTCCTGTTGCCTCAAAGCTTCATGTTTGTCTTTACGCGACCAAAAGATGAACTCaatgaaatggaaaatattttttaaaaacataaatatagtTAATACTGAATGTCATTAGCAAACCTTTCCTATAATATTCAGAACAAAGACATCAGTCAATGAGGTCGTCCTGTTGAGTTATTGTctcatcctcttcatcgtttacccactcttcctcctcttcttcttcgtAGGCTCTCCACTCTTCTTTCTCCAGACTTTCCCTGTCCAGTTGGCCGCCGACTGCGTTTTCCTTTAGCACCATGCTGAGTTCACGGACCGCCTCTTTGACCACGGACAACTCGTTCTTCATCTTCAGGATGCTGTTCTGGGCCTGCAGGGTGTCCAGCTCTTGCCTAATCGTGAGGATTTCATCGAGTGCCTTTAGCATGCTGTCCTCGGTCCCGAACACCTGCAACGTCACCTCTTCTAGCCGTTTCTCAGCCCCGCTAAGATCTCCTCCCAGCCTCAGGATGGAACGCacagcctcctccaccagcgGCAGGAAGTTCTCACACTCCAGCGCCCTGGGAATATGCTCCTGGAGCTCAGAGCTGAGTTCAGCCTCCTGTTTGATCAGGCTCCtgatctgctgctccaggttctgaatCTGCTTGGTGTTCCAGTCCATCTGACCCTGCACACGCTTGGTATCATCCTCCTCTGTGCGCTCCATAGCTCTGGCGTTCCTCTTGGTGCTGTCCTCGAGCTCCTCCACCTTTTCAGCCAGTGACCGGGCCCTCCGCTCAACCTCGTTCACCTGTTCGGTCGCTCCAGCGTGAGCTTCCCGAGACTCCGCCTTCAGGGCTGACAGGTCAGAGGTGAGGACGGCCAGGCGCTCCTGCCACGTCTCTGTTACTTTCAAGAAACGTGCGTTGACTGTTTGCAGGTCACGGGAAGCGGAATCCTCATCAGCCTGCATCGCCATGACGGCTTGGTGGAGGGTGGCGATGTCCTGCTGGAGTCTTTTTGCCAAGGAGATGGCGGAGAGCGCCCCCTGTAGGTCATCCTCAGACACAGCAAGCTGCAGCCACAACACAAAACAGGAGGGCCGTTTCTGTGGGAGCTCGCTGGACCTCAGTATTTACAATGAAATACACGCGGGTGTCATGATAAATACATTGAAGTTTAGGGGTATAAAAAAATCAGTGGCCAAAACGAAGCATTCAGGTGGTTTAATCATGGCACTTTACAGTTTGCCTGCATCTGCTCGTACATTTTTTGTTTTACGATAACCATAATATTTAGCCTGATTGTGCTCTGACAGTTCATTTAATTTCTCCTTCCCCAATAAAATAAGGGTGTCGCTTATCTGTCCATCTTTATATCAGATATTAGGCTTCTGTTAACAGTTTGTGGTGAAAGTTACGATGTGTTTGACCATTTTAGCCATCAGCCAGAACACTGGAACACAGATATGAATCAGTGTGTTTGATTATTGTTGGTTGTTGTGGCGCTTAAGTGATTTTAAACCATCATGCCACTCTTAGCCTTTTCATTTTCTAATTACTGCCTATTGTTTCTAATTATTGAAATCACAAAAATAAGCCCAATTGTAATAATTAGACTACATATATTTGACGAACTGACCCTTTAAAGTTTAACAAACCCACCTTTTTAGAAACCTTCAAAACTTCTTCCTCCATGTTGAACAGATTCGAAGTCTTTCCGTGCAAGAACCTGTACTTTTCCTCAATCTCAGAAAACCGCTCATTTTGTTGGAGCACCACCCTGAAAGGCGAAAGATATAATTGATATTATTATTGAGTCTAATACAAAACTTTTACGCCAGAAAGCTGAAAAGTGCGTTTTTTTCTGACTTACCAGCTCAGGACTCCGCAAGCGGCGAGCGACAGTAAACATAGAAAAGTTCTCAAATCAAAAGAGGTTTTATGAACGTTGTTTTTTCCAGCTTCCGTCTTCTCTTTCTGGGCTTCGTTTTTCCCATTTAAGCTCGATGTTTCGGACACTTCATCAGTTGGTTTTTGTGACTTTTTCCTTTGCTTCACCTCTGTCGGCATTTTAGCAAATGACGCACTATTGGTAAACTTGCACCCAGAAGAAAGTTTAATGGCAAAAAAATTCTAAAAAACTGTTTTCTACGTCGTAAAGTAAAGCAAAACAGACTCTGCACAAGCAAAGTGCATGTTTAAGAAGTGTTTTAGAAGGCGTAATCAAGTCCTAATGTTTAGCATTTCGCTGCTACAACAAACCTTTCCTTTCACAAGAAATGCCGCATTCACGTGCACCGTGTAAATTTGTCGACGGAAAAATGTTTATTAAGAATATAAAAATATCAGAACTATGATGGATCCAAAGTAATGCGTATATTACACACATACCGATCTAGATACTTTATAACATCTATAGTTGCAGTTAGGTCTGTACGTTCAAACTTTAAACAAAGTTTTAACCTCTGAGCTCATATTTCCGATAGTAAAAACGACCAGAAACATCTCACAAAGCCACGTAAGCGTCTGCCAGCAGAAGGTGGTCTTTCCAGAAATAATGTTAATTACAAATAATGAATATTACTTAAACTAATTTCCCAAATGTTATTTCCAAACTAATAAAATCGGcaatattcaaataaaaaaatactgaTTATTGCTCCTTTTAAGGATTATCCCTGAGAAATAAATACCTCATTGactagtttttaaaaaaaatccccaaatttTCTGCAGTAGTTTTCACATTCCTGTCATTCAATTATGCCATACATAATTTTCCCATTTTAATCTCTGTATCAGCTTGGAAGACACAGAGGGACACATTTCAGTAGTGTTTACACAAAATGACCATTTATTCAGCGGGATTTGTTGCCATGTACAAAAGAAAATATCAAACTTTGGCAGTAGCTTTCGTTACAAACTCGCCATGTAGCTGACCGAACTATTCTGTATCATCCAAGTGGAACTCACAAAGCTGGCGACAAAACTCTAAACGTGGTTGCAACACGGTACATTCAAGCAAGAGATGGCAAGAGTATTTTATAACAATTCATGTGCAAAAAAGGCAACTGGAGgactaaataaaatgtaaatgtgaaggAAATAAAGAGCTTTGCAGTAAAGCATAAAGTGGTGCAAACAAATATTTGGTTTCACATTGGTGTGGTTTCTTCGAACTGAAAAAAAGATCGCCTCACTAAAGTCAAATGATATATGTAGGTCCATCTAAAATTTGCAAACTGTAGTGCCTAAAAGAGGCAAATCTTAGCACAGCTTTAAACAGAAGCGTGTCATGTCGAATCAACCACCAAAAAGTGTTTCGTAAAATTGGCAACtcgaggggaaaaaagcaaaaaggaaaGCAGCATCAGCTTAAAGCTGCATCAAAAGGCACCCCAGGTAACATTCTTGACCCTACTtctcattaaaatgtcttgGGCTGAGCTAATGGacgggaaaaaacaaaacatcacatgtGACCTAAATCAAGAAGCAATATTGTGCTTTAAATCATAGCCGACATAAGACACTTTACACGAGAGGAAAACAGCTGGTTCAACACTAAAGATACCAAAACAGTCAACGCTTTCTTTTCGGTCTTTAAAGGTCGAGTTTATGAGATTTGGGGACACCTAGCGGCAGGAacacaaactgcaaaaaaacgGAATATTTGCCCCAGCCCTTTACCGTTTCCACCGGGCCGGATTAAGCTCATTTCCAGTTTGTATTGTCTGTTGCACACAAATGTAGGAACGCTAAAGCAGCAATCTGACCCCCATAAGTTGGAGATGCATGTCTAGAATTATAGAATGGACCTTTATGTGCTGTCCGATTAGCACGAATGCACATTCCATGTCCTTAAAATTAACTTTTTCCTTCGTAGGTGGCTACTTTATAACCACCCAGGCTTGATTTATTCTTCCATTTATCTGCTCATCCGAGGCTTTGTCGTCAGATTTCGTTCCTCGTCTATGGAAGAACAAATTTAAGTGCACTTTGGAGATGGAAAGCACACATTCAGATGcattgggttaaaaaaaaaagaaaaaaagagcctAATTATGACACATGATTAACCCACTCATCaatagcaggaatgaaaaaTCGGTCTTCATACCGCTGTAAACCTTTAGCGGGTGCTACATACAGTAACCTCAACCCCCCCAAATCAAATAGTAACCTTATGACTCAATAATACACAAATCTCTCCCTTCAACAAGCATGTACAGTTACATTAAAGCACTGTGGAcgtttcttttttctccctatataacaaaaacacaataatagACGTAAAGCATATTTTTGGTCGCATATATTTGCTGCGTAGTACATGTGCTCACAATTTCCTTCGCTTCCGCACTACTGTCGAATCCAAGAGACTCAGGAGTTGTAGTGATCCTGCATTTAAAAGAGGTCATTAGAAATCTgatatattaaaacaaaacattttggaTGGTGTGCCATTTGGGGGCCTGACCTGAATTGTGTTGACTACGCCGCTGGCCATGACGGACAGCTTCCCCGCGACCGAGCGCACTCCCAGTTTGAGCTGGGACATGTCGGGAGCACTTGGTATCATGTTGGTCAACCGGTAGGAGCTTCCCGCTTGTGGGACACAAACCCGGCATGAATCAGACTCAGAATTGGGTTGGAAGACCAAATCATTGATTTGGACATGCAAACAATCAAACCCTGTCTTACCCGTTTGTTTCTTTGGATCCTCGAAAAGGTCCGCTGAACTTATAGAAGAGCTACCAGCCAGTCGATCCAGTCTTGATCTGGTTTCATACTACATAACACGAACACAGTAGTGCTGTGGATTGTTTGCTCTTGCACAGTTTATTAAAAGAAGTTAAAAAGAACAATATAAGTGTGGATATGAaggaatgcatgttggaaaGGATACCtcagatttgtcttgttttccaaAGTACATGTCAGAGGAGATGGCTTTCATGTCCCCAAACTTCTGCTGAGCTTCTCCTGCCTTTGTCACTGGTTCTGGTTTCCTCCTGGCTGTGGGTCTAAGAACCAACAGACGTGTGAAAACTCCAGCAAAAGCTAAATTGTCCTTATATAACAGAGCAATGAGAGCAACAGAGGGACGTACTTGTCGTTCACTGATGTGATAGCGGAGGTCAAGAAGAAGTCGGGATCCGGCTTCAGGCTCTccttgttccagtccttctcctCGCCTTCGTCTTCCCATCGGGAGGAAAAATGTCTCGGGGTTTGATCCTCAAACTTAAACGAGCCCCTTAAGAAATGCTGAGTGTCCATCAATGTGCCCCCTGAGCCAGGAACTGAACCCAGACCCTTCCTGGAATGAGCAAAACACGTAACCAAAACTGACCTAGAGGTGACGCTCCCGTCGTCTTCGTCGTCCCCAGCCAAGCGTCTTCCTTTTTTGCTCTTGTAGGGATTCTCCTGCTGGATGATGTGCATGTCGGAGGTCACAGAGTGAGACACGCCGCTGCAACAACACCAATGAAAATCAAGAGAAATGTCAACAGGACTTCTTAAACCCTCTCCTGGGCAGCCTCCTCCTCTACGTCATACCTTCTGACGCCTATACCCATTCCGAGTCTCTCAGCCTGCTCTTTTTTCTTCCCATCCAATCccttcagcttctgctcctcTATTTTTCTGTGCTGCTCGAGATCTTTGTAGGCGAGACGCAGGGACGGAGCGCTGAAGGATGGGGAAAGCGAGTGAgcttgggggagggggagggggggtgctaAAAAGAAGCGGAAACACTCACACAGATTCCTCAGGTTGATCATTCTTCCTGGTAGCCACTGCGGATTCCTCCGCCTCCCTGAGCTTGTCAACGGCTTGAGCCTTCTTCTCCAGCTCGGAGAAATTCTGCCTGCTGACCTTCTGAGCTCCGAGACCACCTTTCTTAGCAGCCAACTACAAAGAGACGCAGCATTTGTGGGGTTATAAACGTGCTCTGCCCGAGGAGACGCGCAATAAAAGGTAAGGGTTCATACCGTTTTCTTGCCAGTGGCCGGTTTCTTCTTGAGCAGAGACGGAAGCTCTGGAGAGACCCAAGATAGGTGAGATGAGCTCTTGAACTTGAAGGAGAGAATTTCTAAAACCAATGACACCAACCTGGGTTTGCTTTGGGAGAAGCGCTCAGCAAGTCCACGCTTGGACCCTCGTCTGTGTTACCTGGAAGCACAAATAGTTTGGTGAGCAGGAAATTGGACTTAATATCATTAATGTAAAAATACCGGCGATGACCATTTTTTTCGTCCTCACTTCCAGCAGCTACGGGCTTCTCTGGCGCAGAGAGACTCATGTCCACATTTAGTATTTCagcctttaaaaacagcaaagatgaTTTATTAcctcaaaagaaaaaagcacagCGGACAAGAAATCTACCTACACTGCATACCTCTGAATGCAGACTAAAGAAATCCACCTGCTTGGGTTCAGGTGttgaaggagaaagaggaccTTGACTGTCGAGCCACAGCTGCAGGCGAGAAAAGCAGTGAAACTCCCTCGCATGTTTACACACATGAAAGTAAAATTGgtaagaaatgaaaaaaaaaggactaaaaGAAGGGAAGGGGAAGTTACATCAGTGCCATGGCGTCGGGTGGCTTGCGTGGCTAACGTCTTTATCTTCTCCCTGTACAgctgagcagctctgctgttATACTTGGCGTTGGCAGCGTTAGTTGTGCACCCGTGTTGGCTGAAAAACGCAATCTGCCACCAGAAGAAGAGACGCACCAAAGTACACACTAAGAATTCAGTTGCCCGAGCATTAGTCCAATCTCTTTGTCCGTTTACTCACCGCATTGGTGTTGCCTCCCACTTGCATGCACCTAAGTTGAAACCATGACCAATTGAAATCCAGCTCGGTGGACCTGGATTTTGAGCAAAAGATACAAATGAATGTGTGATTCAGCTCAAATGTTTGTACACTTTACACCCCCATTTACCTGATAAAGGACAGATGGACTCCAAGAGACCTGTGTGTCCCAGAGCAATCTATACATAGGAACACACCGTATGTGATGCTGGCCCAGCTGGGATTTTTCACTGAGCAGTCAAAGCAAATctaaagaggaaggagaaacacATCCAAAGATTAAAtcagcaaataaaaacaccacaagGCCAGAAAATGTGACTATTGTATTCTATTGATTGCCTGTGAAATTACCCTGTTTCTCATCAACAGCTGTTACTGAATTTAAGTGTTTTTCATCGTAAACTGGCAGGCAAAAACAGTCGACTCCATGTGTCGATGGATTTAGTGACTTGAGTCAGCATAAGTGTGCTAAAGGTCTTGACCATTCTTaaagaaaaccagaaaaaaacccTAAACAAACAGAGGCGACATCAGCTGTCAGAAGCAGCTAGGTAGCTATCGTTCGGCTAACGCACGTCTGGTTTATTTGACTTTTAACAAACGTTGTCAGAGGGCACTTGTCATCAAAGTACAGGAAAATAACCGTTCACAGGACAATTAACCCGTACTTTGGAAGAAATCCTCCCTTACGTCAAAGCTAAGTTTGGCTTTATCGAGGTGCGACGTGTCAGGAGTTAGAACAACTTCCTTGTTAACGAACGCGCCCGCCTGTCGATTAAAAATCCTCACCTTATTCGTTGGGATGGAGCGAAGTCGCTTGAAAATGGCCGCAATGTCCTGCTTGCTCGGCTCCGACATTATGCTGAACGCTACTGAAAAACGCGTGAAAGTAACAACATGAAAAAAgcacttgtttttcttctggaacAGAATACGACACGTCGGTTGGAGAGAAGTCGTGGTcgagctgtgattggtcagaatgTTCCCGTGGTTATGTTATTGTAGCAAAGGCTCATGGGTAATGTGGCTCAATAGCACAAATGAAATGATAATTCAAAATAACCCTCTGGAAAACTTTTGAGGGAGATGTGAAGGAAATGTGATTTGATATTCACTTAAACAGGATGtcagaaaaaaagagcagaaaaagtgCAAACATACTTTGTTCTCGATAAATTTATTATGGTGTGGGACATTTACAATCtttcctgttgctgtgttttgACAGAAGTGTGCCCTGAAAATCATTTTCCATTATAATGTGATAAACCTTCCTTCAGATGAAGGTGTAGAGGAAATCTTTCATAGACCTATAGTGCATAAAATGACTGAATGAATGGCtggatgaatgaataaatgagccTGCACTTCATCTCAGGGACCAAAAACTAAACCATTAAGTTCATAAAATCACATTATGGTCATTTATGTTGTAGCTTAGGAGAAAGTTAACATTATTCACAAAACATTGGTCGATTATTTCAATGATTGTGGCCCTCTGAAGGGGGAGGGGAATCATTTTTACAAATATAACGTATTCAAGGGACGTTGGCGATAAAATATTCAATCATTATACAAACTGATTCTCAGTCACAGCATTCTAACAAGAGTAGAACAAAAGCACTTGTGGCATCATAAATTAACAGTTAGAACAATCTGATCTCGACGCTATCATCTGTTTCATCCATGCTATTTACAGGCATGTCTGCATCCTCAAGAACAATAGCGGTTTTATATAATCTCACAAAATCAAAGATTAAAAGAACCTCCCGTATCCTGTCTTAGAGAGAAATGAAACATTGGTCTATGAGCGAGATAAATTCTgacaaacaaaaggcagagCTTTACGTTTGAGCCTCGGAGGGTCAAAGGTTGAGAGAAAAAGCAACAGTGATTGTACATTCATGTGCAGCGACCAGACGATCCTGCTCGACAGCGACTACATAAAGATCAACAACAGCTGATTTAGGAAATAAATATATGTGGGGGAAAAAGCCTTGAAAAGGCTGAGCACTAGTTTAAAACCAATTTAAATCTGGCACATCATGGCGGCACGAAGGGGCCCCTCTGAAAATGTATAGCGAACATCAACCAGTTTCAAACAGACAACGTAACAAGGATAGCATCCCTTCATGAATCCATAGTGGTGCGTTTAGGTGATTTCCAAAACTGTCATACCAGTGTTAAACAACAAattcagacttttttttttctcagtaacAGTACAACATCTAGGTAACACTTCCTGTATAAGGCTAGAAAAACTAGATagtttccatttttctttttgtgaagTGTTCCTCCTCCCAGTGACGGTCCAGTCTTCTCCAACAGTCAGGAAAGGGTTCAAAAACGAAGCAGTGTTTTCATTTACAGCCTGCATCATAaaacatcttcttcttctttgttcaCATTGATTTTCTCTCTGAGGATAAATATCTACTGAATGTCCTCCACGTAATTTGCAGGATAGAGGCCTATTTGTCCAGCCTTCAGCCGGCCTTTGCACCAACCCTGATCGTCCTCCTCGCCAATTTTGGTGAACTCGTCACCTACAGGAGGAAGAAGCGATGAGacattcagtggagaaaataaataaataaataaaaacccttCTGAAGCTCATACAAGCTGACTATATACCTGCTTTGAAGCTCAGCTCGTCTTGCTCCTGTCCTTCATAGTCATAAAGCGCCCTCACAGGCACAGAGAC
This window harbors:
- the LOC130519023 gene encoding ADP-ribosylation factor GTPase-activating protein 3-like isoform X2 encodes the protein MSEPSKQDIAAIFKRLRSIPTNKICFDCSVKNPSWASITYGVFLCIDCSGTHRSLGVHLSFIRSTELDFNWSWFQLRCMQVGGNTNAIAFFSQHGCTTNAANAKYNSRAAQLYREKIKTLATQATRRHGTDLWLDSQGPLSPSTPEPKQVDFFSLHSEAEILNVDMSLSAPEKPVAAGSNTDEGPSVDLLSASPKANPELPSLLKKKPATGKKTLAAKKGGLGAQKVSRQNFSELEKKAQAVDKLREAEESAVATRKNDQPEESVAPSLRLAYKDLEQHRKIEEQKLKGLDGKKKEQAERLGMGIGVRSGVSHSVTSDMHIIQQENPYKSKKGRRLAGDDEDDGSVTSRGSFKFEDQTPRHFSSRWEDEGEEKDWNKESLKPDPDFFLTSAITSVNDKPTARRKPEPVTKAGEAQQKFGDMKAISSDMYFGKQDKSEYETRSRLDRLAGSSSISSADLFEDPKKQTAGSSYRLTNMIPSAPDMSQLKLGVRSVAGKLSVMASGVVNTIQDHYNS
- the ikbip gene encoding inhibitor of nuclear factor kappa-B kinase-interacting protein isoform X2; its protein translation is MPTEVKQRKKSQKPTDEVSETSSLNGKNEAQKEKTEAGKNNVHKTSFDLRTFLCLLSLAACGVLSWVVLQQNERFSEIEEKYRFLHGKTSNLFNMEEEVLKVSKKCDSVQPLLESLGAQRGALRPQLEHFEQDVMRLKEWASGLTDKRDQLQSSLVTLRDAVGQIEERTAAITKDLSNKVASVRTDVRRMDGLRSELDSLLVQVQELQDKANQVERSMVKRIGEVLADSIDRVSNLRAGSERNTQAIEQLRGRVPELAAAHKRISERLMELESGRARVIRTVTFASDLKPKVATIKRDFGAFEPQLTDLVVRIGRLAEDLMKREQEIAELRQTLANLTAVEGDLSFTAKQVDDMSDIGEMRGSG
- the ikbip gene encoding inhibitor of nuclear factor kappa-B kinase-interacting protein isoform X1, which codes for MPTEVKQRKKSQKPTDEVSETSSLNGKNEAQKEKTEAGKNNVHKTSFDLRTFLCLLSLAACGVLSWVVLQQNERFSEIEEKYRFLHGKTSNLFNMEEEVLKVSKKLAVSEDDLQGALSAISLAKRLQQDIATLHQAVMAMQADEDSASRDLQTVNARFLKVTETWQERLAVLTSDLSALKAESREAHAGATEQVNEVERRARSLAEKVEELEDSTKRNARAMERTEEDDTKRVQGQMDWNTKQIQNLEQQIRSLIKQEAELSSELQEHIPRALECENFLPLVEEAVRSILRLGGDLSGAEKRLEEVTLQVFGTEDSMLKALDEILTIRQELDTLQAQNSILKMKNELSVVKEAVRELSMVLKENAVGGQLDRESLEKEEWRAYEEEEEEEWVNDEEDETITQQDDLID
- the LOC130519023 gene encoding ADP-ribosylation factor GTPase-activating protein 3-like isoform X1; its protein translation is MSEPSKQDIAAIFKRLRSIPTNKICFDCSVKNPSWASITYGVFLCIDCSGTHRSLGVHLSFIRSTELDFNWSWFQLRCMQVGGNTNAIAFFSQHGCTTNAANAKYNSRAAQLYREKIKTLATQATRRHGTDLWLDSQGPLSPSTPEPKQVDFFSLHSEAEILNVDMSLSAPEKPVAAGSEDEKNGNTDEGPSVDLLSASPKANPELPSLLKKKPATGKKTLAAKKGGLGAQKVSRQNFSELEKKAQAVDKLREAEESAVATRKNDQPEESVAPSLRLAYKDLEQHRKIEEQKLKGLDGKKKEQAERLGMGIGVRSGVSHSVTSDMHIIQQENPYKSKKGRRLAGDDEDDGSVTSRGSFKFEDQTPRHFSSRWEDEGEEKDWNKESLKPDPDFFLTSAITSVNDKPTARRKPEPVTKAGEAQQKFGDMKAISSDMYFGKQDKSEYETRSRLDRLAGSSSISSADLFEDPKKQTAGSSYRLTNMIPSAPDMSQLKLGVRSVAGKLSVMASGVVNTIQDHYNS